One window of the Negativicutes bacterium genome contains the following:
- the dpaL gene encoding diaminopropionate ammonia-lyase: MNKFRCIANRQSNSRQQQPDWLNLEAAGTAQRFHSSFPHYQPTPLLRLSSLAKHCGVAEIWLKDESYRFGLNAFKVLGGSFAIGSYLAERLHRQVQELCYEELISETVRQQLGEITFVTATDGNHGRGVAWTAAQLGQAAVVYLPKGSSQERLQRIRETGAKAEITELNYDQAVRLAKRKADQNGWVVVQDTAWPGYEQIPCWIMQGYTTMALEALQQLNGSLPSHIFIQAGVGSLAAAMIGFFRQVCAEAQPVCTVVEADAAACLYRTVKADDGALHFVDGDLKTIMAGLACGEPNPLAWPILQSGADWFASISDAAAAEGMRILGNPLCGDHRVISGESGAAGFAFAMQLLLHPRNAVWRSRLGLDAASRVLVFSTEGDTDAEQYRRIVW, translated from the coding sequence ATGAATAAATTTCGATGTATCGCGAATCGGCAAAGCAACAGCAGGCAGCAGCAGCCCGACTGGTTGAATTTAGAGGCTGCCGGCACAGCGCAGCGCTTTCACAGCAGTTTTCCTCACTACCAGCCAACCCCACTGCTTCGGCTGTCATCGCTGGCAAAGCATTGCGGGGTTGCGGAAATCTGGCTGAAAGATGAATCTTATCGCTTTGGTTTGAATGCCTTTAAAGTCTTAGGCGGCAGTTTTGCGATTGGAAGCTATCTGGCAGAGCGTCTGCACCGACAGGTGCAAGAGCTGTGTTATGAAGAACTGATATCAGAGACTGTACGACAGCAATTGGGAGAGATCACTTTTGTTACAGCGACCGATGGCAATCACGGCCGCGGTGTTGCCTGGACGGCAGCGCAATTGGGTCAGGCTGCGGTCGTGTATCTGCCGAAAGGCAGTTCGCAGGAGCGTTTGCAGCGAATACGCGAAACAGGAGCCAAAGCGGAAATCACTGAGCTGAATTATGATCAGGCGGTTCGGTTGGCAAAGCGGAAGGCGGATCAAAACGGCTGGGTAGTGGTGCAGGACACCGCCTGGCCAGGTTATGAACAGATTCCTTGCTGGATAATGCAGGGTTATACGACGATGGCATTGGAAGCTTTACAGCAGCTAAACGGGAGTCTGCCCAGCCATATTTTCATTCAGGCGGGGGTTGGATCTTTGGCTGCGGCAATGATCGGCTTTTTTCGTCAGGTTTGCGCTGAAGCGCAGCCGGTCTGTACGGTTGTGGAAGCAGACGCAGCCGCTTGTCTCTATCGGACGGTCAAAGCGGATGACGGCGCTTTGCACTTTGTTGACGGTGATCTCAAGACAATCATGGCAGGGCTTGCCTGTGGAGAACCGAATCCGCTGGCCTGGCCGATTTTGCAGTCGGGAGCAGATTGGTTTGCTTCTATTAGCGATGCGGCAGCCGCCGAGGGGATGCGAATTCTGGGAAATCCTCTTTGCGGGGATCATCGGGTGATTTCGGGTGAAAGCGGTGCCGCCGGGTTTGCTTTCGCCATGCAGCTCTTGCTGCATCCGCGTAATGCTGTCTGGCGCAGCCGTTTGGGTCTCGACGCAGCCTCGCGTGTGTTGGTATTCAGTACCGAAGGGGATACCGATGCCGAACAGTATCGCAGGATCGTCTGGTAA
- a CDS encoding L-serine ammonia-lyase, iron-sulfur-dependent, subunit alpha, whose product MHELTQLIYDDMKPALGVTEPGAIAFAAALARSYTHGKIEKIELSLNSGIYKNAFTCGIPNTSEVGNLYAAALGAAVNQPDKGLQLLGEISAADRQTADQLLLEKRVSATVSGISSEIYISATVITANDHCRVIIRDKHTNVCAILVNDQFIQSAAYPNTLLLQPNSGFHPPQNAAFLSDQELPLPQIAVLPTGQDEVLIHRYSLQELLSYIETVKREEIAFLEKAYLMNEQLFLTGLHSERSTFSPQLFHQNKDKIFSEDELATAQLLCNAAIEARVIGLEKPAMSITGSGAHGIIATMPLYAVQKINHYSQDNLLRATALSYLITMYIKEYSGRLSAFCGCGIAAGTGMACAVAWLKGANSEQIEKVICNMACGITGMICDGGNQGCTMKGIVAVDAAFRAVEFALHDVSVAPQHGINGLTPEDTMRNMGLIASPGMIATEKTIIEIMESKIK is encoded by the coding sequence ATGCATGAATTAACCCAACTGATTTATGATGATATGAAACCGGCTTTGGGTGTCACCGAGCCAGGTGCCATCGCCTTTGCCGCCGCCTTGGCCCGCAGTTATACACACGGGAAGATTGAGAAAATCGAGCTCAGTCTCAATTCCGGCATCTATAAGAATGCCTTCACCTGCGGAATTCCCAACACCAGCGAAGTAGGCAACCTCTATGCGGCGGCCTTGGGTGCTGCTGTTAACCAACCTGACAAAGGTTTGCAGCTCTTAGGTGAAATCAGCGCAGCCGACCGCCAAACAGCCGATCAACTCCTCTTGGAAAAACGCGTCAGCGCTACAGTCAGCGGCATCAGTTCCGAAATTTATATCTCCGCGACTGTGATTACCGCCAATGACCACTGTCGCGTGATCATCCGCGACAAACATACCAATGTCTGTGCAATTCTAGTCAATGATCAGTTTATTCAGTCTGCGGCTTATCCAAACACCCTGCTCCTACAACCGAATTCGGGATTTCATCCGCCGCAAAACGCTGCGTTTCTTTCTGATCAGGAGCTTCCTCTGCCGCAAATTGCTGTTCTTCCTACCGGTCAGGATGAAGTTCTTATCCATCGTTACAGCCTGCAAGAACTGCTTTCTTATATTGAAACGGTAAAAAGAGAAGAAATTGCTTTCCTTGAAAAGGCTTATCTGATGAATGAACAGCTGTTTCTGACCGGACTGCATTCCGAGCGCTCGACCTTCAGCCCACAGCTATTCCATCAGAACAAAGATAAAATCTTCTCAGAAGACGAGTTAGCTACCGCACAATTGCTTTGCAACGCAGCCATTGAAGCCAGAGTGATCGGATTGGAAAAACCGGCTATGAGCATTACCGGCAGCGGCGCTCATGGCATCATCGCCACCATGCCGCTTTATGCTGTCCAAAAAATCAATCATTACTCACAGGACAATTTACTGCGCGCTACCGCATTGAGTTATTTAATCACCATGTATATCAAAGAATATTCCGGCCGACTGTCCGCTTTCTGCGGCTGTGGAATTGCTGCCGGCACCGGGATGGCTTGTGCTGTCGCCTGGCTGAAAGGAGCAAACTCTGAGCAAATTGAAAAAGTCATCTGCAATATGGCTTGCGGCATTACCGGTATGATCTGTGACGGCGGTAATCAAGGATGTACCATGAAAGGAATCGTCGCGGTCGATGCCGCTTTCCGTGCAGTTGAATTTGCTCTGCATGATGTTTCTGTTGCCCCGCAGCATGGCATCAATGGTTTGACACCGGAAGACACCATGCGCAATATGGGCTTGATCGCCTCCCCCGGCATGATCGCAACCGAAAAGACAATCATAG